From Magnetococcales bacterium, one genomic window encodes:
- a CDS encoding DUF4351 domain-containing protein has product PNRECREMCAAFDPARPCGPKRLQHGAGKWEGEQIGEQRGELKGEQKGEAKILTRLLQRSFGNLPAWANEKIAKAEPSSLEEWSLRIFDAQSLDDVFSDKV; this is encoded by the coding sequence CCGAACCGCGAATGCCGCGAAATGTGCGCAGCATTCGATCCAGCGCGGCCATGTGGACCGAAGCGTCTCCAACATGGTGCTGGTAAATGGGAAGGTGAGCAGATTGGCGAGCAGAGAGGCGAACTGAAAGGCGAGCAGAAAGGCGAGGCCAAAATTTTAACCCGCCTTCTACAACGCAGTTTTGGCAATCTACCTGCATGGGCAAACGAAAAGATCGCCAAGGCCGAGCCGTCCTCCTTGGAAGAATGGAGCCTCCGCATTTTCGATGCCCAATCCTTGGACGATGTTTTCTCTGACAAAGTGTAA